In one Vanessa tameamea isolate UH-Manoa-2023 chromosome 10, ilVanTame1 primary haplotype, whole genome shotgun sequence genomic region, the following are encoded:
- the LOC113391870 gene encoding uncharacterized protein LOC113391870, with protein MVCDGPDPPDDSPQNLIPPPRHDLMANGNHEDSDDEHNDHFGYEPLPQGPELVLSDRESEEEQDSNEHNATPPSNVPPIEPMENALTREVWSEPRHTDPIEMDNARAQQVMSLMANFALPQDSIPDWAQSISEEQWKQTLNDRIEKLRSNSCF; from the exons ATGGTATGTGACGGCCCAGACCCACCTGACGACTCTCCGCAAAACTTAATACCTCCTCCTAGACACGATTTGATGGCCAATGGTAATCACGAAGACAGTGATGATGAACATAATGATCATTTTGGTTACGAACCCTTGCCACAAGGTCCTGAATTAGTACTTTCGGATCGAGAAAGTGAAGAGGAACAAGat AGCAATGAACACAATGCAACTCCACCTAGCAATGTACCACCTATAGAGCCAATGGAAAATGCTTTAACGAGAGAAGTTTGGAGTGAGCCTCGCCACACTGATCCTATTGAAATGGATAATGCGAGAGCACAGCAG GTTATGTCTTTGATGGCCAACTTTGCTTTACCTCAAGATTCCATACCAGATTGGGCACAGAGTATTTCGGAAGAACAGTGGAAACAGACACTTAATGACAGGATAGAAAAGCTACGCAGCAATag CTGTTTTTAG